In Beijerinckia indica subsp. indica ATCC 9039, the genomic window GCTGATTTGATCGACGGCGATTTAGAAGATGACGAAGAACGGTAAGGTTTAGCTTGTGGAGCGCGCGCGTTACGGCTATACAGCGGCCGTAACGAAGCCGTCACATCGGTTCGTACCGCTCACCGACCCAAACGGCGAGCTGTTCAAAAGGTCGGGGTCATAGCTCAGTTGGGAGAGCGCTTCAATGGCATTGAAGAGGTCGGCGGTTCGATTCCGCCTGGCTCCACCAACCTAAAACATTGTTTTAGCTAGATTTTCTCCATTCCGCCAAGCTCGATAAGTTCGAGGCTTGCGAAGGCCAAGCATGTCTCTTGTGACCTGTTCTTGTTTCAGACTAGACGCTTGATCTCACTCTTTGCGCTGCCTGTCCCCTGACGCTCGAATTGATTTCCGAAGCAGAGTCGCGAGTGCCTGAAGAGACCAGTTTGCGGTAGCCCCAACAAGAATCACCGCTCAAGACATGAACAAACGGTCGCTTTTTGCGTGCTGAAGTCGGCGGTGATCAGCGCTGATTCGTTCGGAAGGAAAGCTACGGCCGAATCTTGGGAATTCTGGCGCCCGATCGAGACCACGGTCTTTCAGGTTGAGCCGCCATCAACGAACGATCCTTCACCAGACGCGGCCACTTCCGTCATCCTTCGGCGTTCAATCTCCTGGTTCCAGCTCTTCAGCAGTCCCCGCGGACAGTCCAGCGGTGGTAAGACACTCATCCGATGTCACAGTCCTATTCAGCCCTGTTCTGACTGAGTATCTTGCGCATAATGTGCCGACGCGCTCTCTTTCGGCCGACCAGCGCATATCCTGCCTGCTCGAAAGCGGACACATAACCCCCAAAACGGTAGCTCGGAGAACCCAGATCAACGGGATACCCTTCAAGCAGCGTCGCTCCGTTTTTGGCTGCGTGCTCTTCCGCAGCCGCAAGCAACTTCCAAAACATCCCTTGTCCTCGGAAGGGTCTCAACACGAAGAAACAGACAATCGACCAGATTCTGTGCGTCTCATCACTCGGCATCCTATCGCTCATTGAAGCACGGTATGTGTCACGAGGAGCAATCGAGCACCAGGCGACAGGCTCCGAGTCCAGGTAGCCGAGCAGCCCAACGGGCTCTCCAGATGATATGCGTCTCTTCATCTCAAGCTTTTTGGCGGCGGCCGGTCGCTCCTCGGTCGGGAAAGCCTCCACTGTTCGCCATATTGTACACCAGCACGATTTTGGGCCTCCCCGGCTCTCGAAAAGTCTTTCGAAGTCGTGCCAATTATCCGAAGTAACGGGCCGAAATGTCATTTTATCAACCATCGCAACAACACCTCACTTGGCAAATATCTTAGTTCGATCCTGTTTCGGGTTGACGGCATCATGCCGTCAAACGGACCAAGGATCAGCGCAATGAAGCGCAGGAGGCGTCTGTTGCAGCGAAGCCAGTCGTATGCGAGATCGATGTCAGGCGGCTGATCGTACCGGCTGACGAAGAATGGTTTTCAGCTTCGCGACAGAAGTTTTGCGCGGATCGGAGAGATAGATTTCGTGATGGTGCCCGGCTTCAACGAGGCCCCTGGCAGGCAGGACGTCGTCATGCAGTTTCTTAAGGACCGGGCCCTCATCATCGTAAGAGCCTATGTGAAGTGTCTGCACGACCTGACCTTCCTCAAGATGGACAAGACGCAACTTCGACAGCGCAGGCAATCGCTTCTTCTCCTGGGCACGTGTGATAGCCGCTTTTGCCATGGCTTCCCCAATGAAATTTGGGATGAGAATCATCATCCGCCAGCGCCAACGGTCCTTTCGGCGCGCCGTGAAGTCAGCCATGTCGTCGGCCCACCAGAGCCCTTCAAGTGGTGGCACAACATAGTCGCGCTCCAGGATCTCTTTGCTCATGAACTTGAGTGTGTAAGAGGCAGCATAGAGCGCCTCGACAGCCGCCATGTATTCTGGCACAGCGTTCGGGTCTCCCGCACCATCAAACGAGAAATATGTGAGGGGTGGTAGGTCGAGAACGATAAATTCGCCAACCCGGCCGCTGTACAATGCCTTGTACTGCTTTTTGATATCAATCTTTTCCACCGGAGACTCCGAGAGCAGCGAAACAACGATGACGATGGGAAGCAATCACTGCCGGCTTCATGCTAATGTCACGGTGGTAGCTCCATTTAAGCATGAAATTGTTCCCTCAATCGCATGTTGGTGACACGAGAGGAAGACTATGCGGCCATACCGGTCAGATGCTGTCAGGTATGGCTGGCATTCGGAGAGGATGACTGACTTCGACGATATTGCGATGGAGCAACGCCGAAGAGCCGACGGAAATCTTGCGCCAGATGCGCCTGGTCGAAATATCCGAGTTCAGCAGCCAGCGTGGCAAGCGGCACACTGGAACCTGAAGCGAGAAGAACGGCCGCATCCTGCAGCCGATAACGCTGGATGACCCACTTGGGTGAAACCCCGACATAATCACAGAAGAGCCTCTGCAACGCGCGCAGGCTCATCCCGAACTCCCTCGCCAAGGCCTCGGTCCGCCTTGCACCATCTTCACGACGAATTGCCGCGATGATCGAGCAAACGAGATCCACAGTATCGTCGGGATCGGGGAGTCGAGGCTCGAGCAAAGCCTCGGCTGCGCTCACAATGCTCCCGTGGGAGCCATGCGCCAGAAGGCTGGCTTCAACGGCAGGCGAGCTCCAGCCGGTCAATGTATCGATGACGATCCTCCGTCCTGTGAGTGCCGACACCGGATGATTCAGGAACGGGCGAAGACCGCCCGCGCGAAACCTCATCCCATAGGCTCGACCTTGCCCCTGCAGCTTTCGCTCTTCCAGGCCGCGCACGACCCCGAACAGCGCGGTTTCCCCAGGGGAGACCACCAAATGCGCGTGTGGAGATGGAATGACGCGTTGAACCTCCCCTGCCAAGCCACGCAGATCCCATTCGATGATCCAGTGATGGTCGATGAAGAGCTGAAATTGGGCCGATGGCACATATCGCCGGACGCGGATGCGCTGTGCCGAGCTATGAGGGTCGATGATGCCCCGCGGCAAGGCTTGCTCTCCGAGCGCAGCGCCGTCGCATTTTTCCAAGTCGCCTCCCGTCAGGCATCGTAGTCTAAGCGCCTCGGGGCTGTTCACCCTTCGGTCAACGTCATTCAGGTTATCTCTTTCCATGCGAAAATTATGGCCATGGATCGTCAGCGCTGTGTTCAGCTGGGCTGCGTTCGTTTTCGTAAACAATTCCAATCTTCTTACGAGAAGCGAGTCGGGGGCTCCGACATTATTGGCGCATCGTGGCATTTCGCAGGATTTCGACAGGACTGGGTTGCAGAACGACACTTGCACGGCCACTCGCATGTTGCCGCCCACACATGCCTATCTCGAAAATACAATTGCCTCCTTGCGGGCGGGTTTCGAGGCCGGCGCCGCCATCATCGAGTTCGACGTTCATCCCACTACAGATGGTCAGTTCGCAGTCTTTCATGACTGGACCCTGGATTGCCGTACCGATGGCCACGGCGTGACCCGGGAGCATTCGATGGCGCGGTTGAAAGCTCTCGATATCGGTTACGGTTACACGGCCGATGGCGGGCGAACCTTTCCCTTCCGGGGAAAGGGCGTCGGACTCATGCCCTCGCTGGACGAGGTGCTGATGACCTTTCCGGATGGTCGTTTCCTCATCAATATCAAGAGCAATGATCCAAACGAAGGACGTCTCCTTGCGACCACCTTGCGGAGCCGGCTCGCCGAAGATGTCAGCCGGCTCATGATTTATGGTGGAGATGCGCCGATTGCCGTCCTGAGAGCGGTAATGCCCAACATGCGCACGATGTCTCGCGGCACGCTGAAAGCATGCCTCTATTCTTATATTGGCTATGGCTGGACCGGAATGGTGCCATCCACCTGTCACAACAGCATCGTCTTCGTTCCGATCAACATTGCGCCATGGCTATGGGGATGGCCCAATCGCTTCCTCGACCGCATGGACAAAGCGGGAAGCGCTGTCTTCGTCATTGGTCCCTACAGCGGTGGTGATTTCTCATCCGGCATCGACACCCCTGATGACATTCGCCGCCTGCCGAATGATTACACAGGCGGCATTCTGACGAACGAACTCCAGCGTGTCGCGCCAGATCTCACACATTCGAGCAGGTAACATGTGGCAGAACAGGATCAGGAGCGCGGCTCGCGATAGGACCGCGCCATGTCGCTTGTGATCTCTGCCATCTTGTCGCGAAGTTCAGGCGGCTCGAGCACCTCGGCCTCCGCTCCGAGACGCAACAGGTCGGCAACGGCTTGCCACATCTTTCCGACAGGCAGTGTCGCGATACGCCAACCTTCACTGTCTGCTTCTTGATCCAGCTTCGTCCTATCCCGGACGTAGGGCGGGCTGAGCGCGGCCAGAAGTTTCACGCCGGTTGGAGAGAGACGAAGCTTCGCGGTGATCGGATGGAGCTCTGCTTCCAACTGCTCGGTGGCTTTGCGCCAATAGATGGGAAGGTCGAACGCTTCGGGCCGTTCGAACTGTTCCTCGAGCACAGTGAGTTCGAGTATGCGGGAGATCCTGTAGGTTCGGGCACTGTCACCGACCTGGCCGACGAGATACCAGGACCCGCCCTTCAACACGATCCCGAGCGGTGCAACCCGGCGGTTCTTTTCGGCTTTCCAGCTTTGATAGCGCATCTGGATGGCTGCCTGACGCCACACGGCATCGGCGATTGTCGCCAAATGAGCTGGCTGTTCGGCTTCGGAGAACCAAGCCGGCGCGTCGAGATGGAAGCGGCTGCGCATCCGTTCCGCGCTCGATCGCAAATCCTGCGGCAGAGCCGCGAGGAGCTTGGTCTGTGCCGCGGCCATGACGCCACCGAGCCCAAGATCGGCTGCGGGGCCAGACAGTCCCGCAAGAAACAGCGACTCCGCTTCCCGGGGCGAAAGGCCATTCAACCGAACACGATAGCCGTCGAGCAATCGATACCCACCCTCCGATCCTCGCTCGCTATAGACCGGGATACCGGCGGCGCTCAGGGCATCGATATCGCGGTAGATCGTCCGGAGCGACACCTCGCATTCGTCAGCAAGCGCCTGCGCGGTCACCCGTCCCCGGGCCTGTAGCGTTGTGAGAATGGAAAGAAGCCGGCTTGCTCGCATGATGCGATCATCCTAAACCAACCTGACAGAATCTGACAGGTATAGCGCGATAGATTGAGCGTCATCGTGAAATCAGCAGCAAGCGAGAGCCACATGACAAAGCCGATCCTCAATATCGCCGACGTCGACCTCCAACCCCGGCCGCCGCAATACGCCCCGACTGGCGCGGCAGCAGAAATCATCGACGCAAGGGTCGCTTTCGTGTCCCGGCAGTTCGGCACGAGCAAGCTCGCTTACAACGTGACCGCGATACCGCCCGGCAAGCGCGCCTTCCCGTTCCACAATCATCAAACCAATGACGAAATGTTCTTGATCCTGTCAGGCAACGGGGAAATCCGGATCGGCCAAGACAGCCATGCCATCCGGCCTGGGGATATCATCTCCTGCCCGGCCGGCGGGCCAGAGACGGCACACCAGATGGTCAACACCGGATCGGAAGAACTACGCTTTCTTGCCGTAAGTTCGATGTATTCGCCCGATATCGTCGAATATCCCGACAGTGGCCGTTTCGGCATTCTTGCCGATTTCGCGCCCACACCGGATGGTCAGCCACGAAGGCTGATGTATGTCGGGCGCGAGAATGATAGCTTACCCTATTGGGACAGCTGATCGCGGAACACCCAAAGCCTCAACAACGCCCCTTCATGATCTCGCCAATGGCTTGGACATATCTCTTTGAAACGCCGTGGGGTCTCTGCGCCCTGCAATGGTCTGATCTCGGCGTGGTCGGCGTGCGTTTACCATCGCACGAGGCTCCGATTGACCACGATTTTCGCCGCGCGAACCGCCATCCGACCGCCGAGGTCGTACAATGGGGTGACATGCTGCGCAGCTACTTTGCCGGCGATACTGTCAATTTCCGCACGGTGCCACTCGATCAGATGGGCGTCTCGGAGACAAAACAAGCGATCTATGCTGCCCTGCGCGAAGTGGAATATGGACAAACGACAAGCTATGGCGCGCTTGCGATCCGCGCCGGGCATCCGGGCGCCGCGCGTGCCGTAGGAACTGCCATGGCACGTAACCGATGGCCGATCATCGTGCCGTGCCATCGGGTCTTGGCGAAGAACGGTGCTCTTGGCGGATTTTCAGCGCCCGGCGGCGTGAACACCAAGCGTCGTCTCCTTGAGCTTGAAGGTGCCGTGGCTGACAGCGACAAGCCTCTTCCGCCGGGGCTCTTCGACAAGACCTAAAGCGCCATATTCGCCGACAAGGGCAAGACCAAACGGCAGACTCGCATGGCAACGATCCAAAAAGAAATCCTGACCCGTGCCTCCGTCGATCAGGTATGGGACGCGGTCCGGGACATCGGCGCACTTCACACACGTCTCGTGCCGGGCTTTGTTCTCGACACGCGCCTCGAGCCCGGTACACGCATCGTTACTTTCTTCAATGGCGTCACGGTACGAGAACGCATCGTCACGCTCGATGAGGAAAGGAAGCGCCTGGTCTGGGCCGCCGAGGGCTCCTTCCTGAAGCATCATAACGGCTCGGCCCAGGTTCTTGCGCGCGGAGCTCTCACCTGCGTCATCTGGACGGCGGATTTTCTCCCCGATGATGCCGCCGCAGCGATCGGCCCTTTAATGGAAGCTGGGGCCGAGGCGATGAAAACCGCGTTGGACAAGCTCGCCGGAAAATCGTGACGGGCAACCTGTGGAACCCGGGACAGTGATTTCAGCAGGATTAATGAACTTGAGGCTCAAAGGTCACTTCTCATTTGATCCGCTTGACAAGGCCTGAGAAAGGCGGCATCCACGCTGGTGGTCGGCAGTTCACCAAGGCGTCGCTGCTCCGGAAGGAGAGCTAAACCTGCCAGTATTTGATTGATGACAGACACTCGTTCTGTGCCTCGTCGAAAGTCAGCGACCATCGACCCATTCACTTGGAAAGGCACTAGCAGGATGAGTTATGTCACGATCCGTTTTTACCTTCATTGCCCATGATGTTTCTGCATTCGCGCGTTTGCTGAACCGCGAACTGGAAGCCTGCGACGGCAAGCCCGGCCATGTCCAGCTTCTGAATATGCTGACCCGCTCCGCAGGCTATCGAAACTATCAACATTTCCGGGCTCAATTCGAGGCCGAAGATCGGCTCCGGTTGCCCACCCCGGTGCCGGAACTGATTGATCATCTGCGCGTCGAGCGAGTCATCCGGCATTTCGATGAAGCTGGAGCGCTTATCCGCTGGCCCTCGAAGACGAATCAGCAAGAATTGTGTCTCTGGGCACTCTGGTCCCGGATTCCGGCCGCCCAGAGTTTCAAGGAAATGCAGATCAACGAGATCCTGCAAGCCCATCACCAGTTCGGCGATCACGCCCTGTTGAGACGTGAACTGGTCAACTACAAGCTCATTTGGCGCACACCAGACTGCAGGACATATCGGCGTATCGAGCGCCGCCCTCCGCCTGACGCTCTCGCAATCATCCGGCATCTGAACGCCAGATGGACAGATCCGGCCGTTCGTCCATCGAATGTGCGCTGAGCAGCGAAGACCGACACTCGCAGAGCTACCATTGTTGGGTTTCGCCCCCTAGCTAGAGCATCGAAGCCTGATGCCATGGCAATGCGCCGCGGATATATAAACAGATAAACTGATTAGTTAGACTTTGCAGTTTAACTGAATATATGGTAGATACCGAGGCATGAGCATCGGATCGGACCACCATCAAACCGCACGCGCCTCAGCCTTGGCGCAGGACCTGCGGGCTTTCGTAGGCAAGATGAAGCGCCGCCTGCGCGACCAGGGGCATGTTGGAGACCTGACGCCATCCCAGGTGTCGGTGCTGCTTCGCCTTGAGAAGGATGGCTCCGCCACGGCCTCCACCCTCGCCCGGGCGGAAGGCATGCGTCCGCAGTCAATGGCGCCGGTCATCGCCGCGCTGGAGAAAGCCGGCCTTGTGAGTGGCGCGCCGGATCCGGCGGATGGGCGACAGACGCTCATCTCGCTCACGGACGCCTGTCGGAAATGGATCGAGGAAGGGCGTGCAGCGCGTCAGGACTGGCTGACACGCACGCTTCAGGCACGGCTCTCACCCAAGGAACTGGACGAGGTTGCGAAGGCTGTCGAGCACCTCATGCGGCTCGTCGACGATTGATTGCGGCTCGAAGGGCTCACGCCCACTTGAATCGACCGAATTCTTAAAAGGACATTCCATGGCCTTGACCACCCTTGACCCCAAAACCGCGCTGCTGGTCGTTGACCTTCAGAAGGGCATCATCGGCGCGCCCTTCATCCGTCCCATCGGCGACGTCTTGGAGCACGCCCGCGCGCTGACGGATGCCTTCCGCAGGCTGGACCTGCCGGTTGTGCTGATCAATGTGGCCGGTGGCGCGCCGGGTCGCACGGAGCAACCTCGGCGCCATGACGGTCCATTTCCCGCAGACTTCACGGACTTTGTGCCCGAACTTGGTCATCAGCCAAACGACATCGTCGTGACCAAGCGGACGTGGGGCGCTTTCGCCAGCACCGATCTCGAAAATCAGTTGAAAGAACGGGATGTCACCCAGGTGGTGATTGCAGGCGTTGCGACCGGGACCGGCGTCGAGTCGACGGCGCGGCAAGCTTATGAGTCAGGATTCAACGTCACGCTCGCCCTCGACGCAATGACCGATGTGCGCCCTGAGGCACATGATTATAGCATCAGGAATGTCTTCCCGCGGCTCGGCGAGACCGGCACAGCCAAGGAAATCATTGACCTCTTGCCTATAGGGGGAGTTTGAGATGCACTGGCTCCCGCTCCTGTCCTATTTCTTCGGTGGCGTCTTTCTGGCGAATGCCGTCCCACACCTCGTCAGTGGCATGATGGGCAGACCGTTCCAGAGCCCCTTCGCCAAGCCAGCCGGAGAAGGGCTCTCCTCATCGACCATCAACGTGCTGTGGGGCTTCTTCAACATCCTCGTCGGCTATCTGCTCGTCTGCCGTGTCGGCGATTTCGCACTGAAAGAGACCTCAGATGTCGCCGCGTTCGGCACTGGCGCATTCCTGATCGCGCTTTTTTGCGCCCGGCACTTCGGCCGCTTCCATGGCGGCAATCAGCCGGAGCGTCCATGAAGACTTCTATCCCGGGCGCTTTTCGGTCTTTTCGCAGTTTCAATTATCGGATCTGGGCTGGCGGCGCATTCGTCTCCAATATCGGCACGTGGGTGCAGCGAACCGCCCAGGACTGGCTAGTGCTCACCGAACTCACCCATCACGACGCATCCGCCGTCGGGCTGGTCATGGGGCTGCAATTCGCTCCGCAGCTTCTCTTGCTGCCCTGGACCGGCTTCGCCGCCGACCACTTCGATCAGCGCAAACTGTTGATTGCCACGCAGGCGACAATGGGCGGCTTTGCTCTGGCGCTGGGGATTCTCACCCTCGCAGGCGTCGTCGAGCTTTGGCACGTATGCGTCTTCGCTTTCCTGTTCGGCAGCGCCGCGGCATTCGATGCACCGGTGCGTCAAACCTTCGTCGCGGAACTGGTTGGGGATGATGACCTGCACAATGCGGTGGCGCTCAACTCGACCTCGTTCAATGCCGCCCGAATGATCGGGCCAGCGGTCTCCGGCGCAATCATCGCCGCGACCGGCACAGGCTGGGCCTTCCTGCTCAACGGCGCCTCGTTCATTGCGGTGCTGGTCTCTCTCATGTTTCTCCGCGTCGGCGAGCTTCATAGGAGTGCGAAGGCAGATCGTAGCAAGGGTAGCTTCACCCAGGGGATCCGCTATGTGCGGGGGCGTCCAGATATCAAGGCGATTCTGGTCATGCTGTTCCTGATCGGAACCTTCGGGCTGAACTTTCCGATCTTTGTTTCGACGATGGCGGTCAGCGTTTTCCACGCCGATGCGCGCGGCTATGGCCTATTGTCCTCTATCATGGCTATCGGCACCGTGGCTGGAGCGCTGCTGAGCGCTCATCAGAAGAAGCCCCAGTTCAGCCTGCTCCTGGTTGGTTCCGGGGTTTTTGGGCTCGGCTGCACGCTGGCCGCCATCGCTCCGGGTTACTGGTTCTTTGCCGCGGCCCTTATCGTCATCGGCGCGGCAGCACTGATCTTCACCAATACGACAAATAGCCTGCTGCAACTTTCCACGGAGCCCGCGATGCGCGGGCGGGTGATGGCGCTGCGTGTTGGTGTCGCGCTCGGGGGCACGCCGATTGGGGCGCCCATCGTGGGATGGGTCGCCGACCATTTCGGGCCGCCCTGGGCGCTCGGCGTCGGCGCAGCTTCAGGTTTTGCTGCGGCGATCGTGGCCGTTTTCGCCATAGCCAACCGGACGCCACAATGATCCCTTAAGCTCCCGTTTGCACTTCAATGATCTGAGACTTGAAGCCGTTCGAGATCGGCGATCAGCCCCGGCCCGGTCGGCTTCCACCCCAGCTTTTTCCGCGTCTTTTCGCTTGAGGCCAGAAGATCGAGGCCGGCGAACATGCCCAGCGGACCCAAATAGGCGGATGCTTCTTCCGCCGATATGGATTTCACGGGCACATTCAGACTGCGGCCGACGGCCTCGGCAATATCGCGCATCATTTGCGAACACGGCATAGCCACGTGCTAGGGCGTCGACTCATAAACTTTGGCACCAAATTCTTATCGCGACGAGTTTGATAGCGGCGAGGAAGTTGGCGGGGTCTTTGTCGTAGCGTGTTGCGATGCCGCGGAACTGCTTGATCCGGTTAAAGAACCGTTCCACGAGGTTGCGTTGCCGATAGACCCAACGCGAGAAGGAGAAGCTCCCCTTGCGATTGTCTTTTGGTGGGATGTTGGCCCAGGCTTTCCGCTCCGCCGCCTTGGCTCGGATAGCGTTGCTATCATAACCCTTGTCGGCCAGCAGGATGTCTCCTTCGCCGAGACCATCGGTCAACGCATCGGCTTCGGTGCAGTCCGCGACCTGACCGCCGGTTAAGCGGAGGGTGACGGGGCGCCCTTCGGCATCGACGAGAGCATGGATTTTGCTGGTGAGCCCGCCGCGGGAACGTCCCATGCCGCCATCGTCTCCATCCCCTTTTTTCCCGTAGCCGCGTGCTGGTGAACGCGAACACAGGTCGAGTCAATCATGACGATGTCACCGTCGTAAGCCTCTGAAACCGCGTCGAGAAGCCGATCCCAGACCCCGGCTTTCCGCCACCGCACAAAGCGGTTGTAGCAAGTGGTCGGTGGGCCGTAGCGCTCTGGAATCTCTGCCCAAGGCGAGCCCGTTCGGAACCGCCAAAGAATGCCATTCAGCACCCGCCGATCATCGACGCGAGCAACGCCACGCGGTTTGTTGGGCAATAGAGGCGACAGGATCCACCATTCATGGTCGGTGAGTTCGTAGCGGCGGCGCGTCATCTGGCTTCCTCTTTTGGAAGCCTTGAATCATGCAAACTGACAATCGCAAAGCGAATTTATGAGTTTACGACCTAATGGAGTGAGGCTGCCCTCGGTATTGATAGAACTTCCGGCGACGTCCGAAATGAACCCGCAGTGCTGCCTCCGCCCAGCATGAAGGCCTTGCCATTCCAGCTCGTCGACAAGCCGACATTGATCCGAGCCGGCGAGACGGTCAGGCTGGTCAACGCTGTGCAGGTTTCAGCATTCAAAGCTGCCCCTTGGGCATGAACAGAGGACGCACTGCCCCATTGGCCAACCCAATAAATCCGTCGCTCTGGTCAAG contains:
- a CDS encoding GNAT family N-acetyltransferase codes for the protein MVDKMTFRPVTSDNWHDFERLFESRGGPKSCWCTIWRTVEAFPTEERPAAAKKLEMKRRISSGEPVGLLGYLDSEPVAWCSIAPRDTYRASMSDRMPSDETHRIWSIVCFFVLRPFRGQGMFWKLLAAAEEHAAKNGATLLEGYPVDLGSPSYRFGGYVSAFEQAGYALVGRKRARRHIMRKILSQNRAE
- a CDS encoding GyrI-like domain-containing protein — protein: MEKIDIKKQYKALYSGRVGEFIVLDLPPLTYFSFDGAGDPNAVPEYMAAVEALYAASYTLKFMSKEILERDYVVPPLEGLWWADDMADFTARRKDRWRWRMMILIPNFIGEAMAKAAITRAQEKKRLPALSKLRLVHLEEGQVVQTLHIGSYDDEGPVLKKLHDDVLPARGLVEAGHHHEIYLSDPRKTSVAKLKTILRQPVRSAA
- a CDS encoding AraC family transcriptional regulator, coding for MEKCDGAALGEQALPRGIIDPHSSAQRIRVRRYVPSAQFQLFIDHHWIIEWDLRGLAGEVQRVIPSPHAHLVVSPGETALFGVVRGLEERKLQGQGRAYGMRFRAGGLRPFLNHPVSALTGRRIVIDTLTGWSSPAVEASLLAHGSHGSIVSAAEALLEPRLPDPDDTVDLVCSIIAAIRREDGARRTEALAREFGMSLRALQRLFCDYVGVSPKWVIQRYRLQDAAVLLASGSSVPLATLAAELGYFDQAHLAQDFRRLFGVAPSQYRRSQSSSPNASHT
- a CDS encoding glycerophosphodiester phosphodiesterase family protein; this translates as MRKLWPWIVSAVFSWAAFVFVNNSNLLTRSESGAPTLLAHRGISQDFDRTGLQNDTCTATRMLPPTHAYLENTIASLRAGFEAGAAIIEFDVHPTTDGQFAVFHDWTLDCRTDGHGVTREHSMARLKALDIGYGYTADGGRTFPFRGKGVGLMPSLDEVLMTFPDGRFLINIKSNDPNEGRLLATTLRSRLAEDVSRLMIYGGDAPIAVLRAVMPNMRTMSRGTLKACLYSYIGYGWTGMVPSTCHNSIVFVPINIAPWLWGWPNRFLDRMDKAGSAVFVIGPYSGGDFSSGIDTPDDIRRLPNDYTGGILTNELQRVAPDLTHSSR
- a CDS encoding helix-turn-helix transcriptional regulator, whose product is MRASRLLSILTTLQARGRVTAQALADECEVSLRTIYRDIDALSAAGIPVYSERGSEGGYRLLDGYRVRLNGLSPREAESLFLAGLSGPAADLGLGGVMAAAQTKLLAALPQDLRSSAERMRSRFHLDAPAWFSEAEQPAHLATIADAVWRQAAIQMRYQSWKAEKNRRVAPLGIVLKGGSWYLVGQVGDSARTYRISRILELTVLEEQFERPEAFDLPIYWRKATEQLEAELHPITAKLRLSPTGVKLLAALSPPYVRDRTKLDQEADSEGWRIATLPVGKMWQAVADLLRLGAEAEVLEPPELRDKMAEITSDMARSYREPRS
- a CDS encoding cupin domain-containing protein; this encodes MTKPILNIADVDLQPRPPQYAPTGAAAEIIDARVAFVSRQFGTSKLAYNVTAIPPGKRAFPFHNHQTNDEMFLILSGNGEIRIGQDSHAIRPGDIISCPAGGPETAHQMVNTGSEELRFLAVSSMYSPDIVEYPDSGRFGILADFAPTPDGQPRRLMYVGRENDSLPYWDS
- a CDS encoding methylated-DNA--[protein]-cysteine S-methyltransferase, which gives rise to MAWTYLFETPWGLCALQWSDLGVVGVRLPSHEAPIDHDFRRANRHPTAEVVQWGDMLRSYFAGDTVNFRTVPLDQMGVSETKQAIYAALREVEYGQTTSYGALAIRAGHPGAARAVGTAMARNRWPIIVPCHRVLAKNGALGGFSAPGGVNTKRRLLELEGAVADSDKPLPPGLFDKT
- a CDS encoding SRPBCC family protein, whose translation is MATIQKEILTRASVDQVWDAVRDIGALHTRLVPGFVLDTRLEPGTRIVTFFNGVTVRERIVTLDEERKRLVWAAEGSFLKHHNGSAQVLARGALTCVIWTADFLPDDAAAAIGPLMEAGAEAMKTALDKLAGKS
- a CDS encoding DUF2087 domain-containing protein — protein: MSRSVFTFIAHDVSAFARLLNRELEACDGKPGHVQLLNMLTRSAGYRNYQHFRAQFEAEDRLRLPTPVPELIDHLRVERVIRHFDEAGALIRWPSKTNQQELCLWALWSRIPAAQSFKEMQINEILQAHHQFGDHALLRRELVNYKLIWRTPDCRTYRRIERRPPPDALAIIRHLNARWTDPAVRPSNVR
- a CDS encoding MarR family winged helix-turn-helix transcriptional regulator: MSIGSDHHQTARASALAQDLRAFVGKMKRRLRDQGHVGDLTPSQVSVLLRLEKDGSATASTLARAEGMRPQSMAPVIAALEKAGLVSGAPDPADGRQTLISLTDACRKWIEEGRAARQDWLTRTLQARLSPKELDEVAKAVEHLMRLVDD
- a CDS encoding isochorismatase family protein; translated protein: MALTTLDPKTALLVVDLQKGIIGAPFIRPIGDVLEHARALTDAFRRLDLPVVLINVAGGAPGRTEQPRRHDGPFPADFTDFVPELGHQPNDIVVTKRTWGAFASTDLENQLKERDVTQVVIAGVATGTGVESTARQAYESGFNVTLALDAMTDVRPEAHDYSIRNVFPRLGETGTAKEIIDLLPIGGV
- a CDS encoding MFS transporter, coding for MKTSIPGAFRSFRSFNYRIWAGGAFVSNIGTWVQRTAQDWLVLTELTHHDASAVGLVMGLQFAPQLLLLPWTGFAADHFDQRKLLIATQATMGGFALALGILTLAGVVELWHVCVFAFLFGSAAAFDAPVRQTFVAELVGDDDLHNAVALNSTSFNAARMIGPAVSGAIIAATGTGWAFLLNGASFIAVLVSLMFLRVGELHRSAKADRSKGSFTQGIRYVRGRPDIKAILVMLFLIGTFGLNFPIFVSTMAVSVFHADARGYGLLSSIMAIGTVAGALLSAHQKKPQFSLLLVGSGVFGLGCTLAAIAPGYWFFAAALIVIGAAALIFTNTTNSLLQLSTEPAMRGRVMALRVGVALGGTPIGAPIVGWVADHFGPPWALGVGAASGFAAAIVAVFAIANRTPQ
- a CDS encoding IS5 family transposase (programmed frameshift), with translation MTRRRYELTDHEWWILSPLLPNKPRGVARVDDRRVLNGILWRFRTGSPWAEIPERYGPPTTCYNRFVRWRKAGVWDRLLDAVSEAYDGDIVMIDSTCVRVHQHAATGKKGMETMAMGRSRGGLTSKIHALVDAEGRPVTLRLTGGQVADCTEADALTDGLGEGDILLADKGYDSNAIRAKAAERKAWANIPPKDNRKGSFSFSRWVYRQRNLVERFFNRIKQFRGIATRYDKDPANFLAAIKLVAIRIWCQSL